Below is a genomic region from Drosophila albomicans strain 15112-1751.03 chromosome 2R, ASM965048v2, whole genome shotgun sequence.
CAAGAAAAACGTGCTCCGTTTATGGCTCGTAACGAACTTTCGAGTCCCAGATGAATGTGAGTCTTTGTGGCGAATGCCTTTGATGGTCCTTGGGTGCAGcttattgcatttttcattattttccgAAATGTAAGCACTTCATTTTCTGGCAGCACTGGACTGcgacataaataattaatttttgtttttgttagtttGAGATGCCATAAAATAGAATTCAAAGTTCGGCGCTCACCTGTGTTGCTTGTATGGATTGGCCAATATAGTGCGCAGCTTAGgcaatgtttttttctttccttttaattctttttgctTAATGCTGGATAAACtcattgttaaataaataaacacaaattcaCGAACAAAACGTCCTCTCCATGCGAGCGGCAAACTAAAAACAACATGCAGTGTGGCCGTAGTGTGACTCTATTAATACACTACAAATGGTGCGTTAGTATATGCATCCCtggttttggtatttttatttaagtgcTGTAAAAcactataattattaattttggcTAGCATAGTAATAGCTACCAACAGCTGTTCTCAGTTAAATTATTATCGCACgtgtagtttttgttttgcaaataattttgtagTAAAATGAAACCTAAGCCGCAAAAAAACCAGGGTAAAATCAATAAGAAGCAAGCAGCCAACACTGGAAAAtcaagccaaaggcaaaacCCCAATTTTAAGCATAAATTCAAGCCGAAAAAGGAGGCGACAGTAAGcacatactatacatacatacgtaagGTAAAGCAACAGGCTGGCACGGCTCAAAATTTTCTGCTTCTCTTTTAGGAAAAGAAACCCAACAAGCCggaaataagaaaaatgatACGCCAGAAGAAGGCAGCGGAGGCCGAGGCGGAACGCCAAAAGATCAagcaggagaaggaggagcGCATTAAGGCATATAAGAAGCAGCGTCTCGAGAAAACCAAAGTGATAAGCAAACGCACCCAACGCGGGCAACCACTGATGAAAGATCGCATGCAACTTTTGCTCAAGCAGATTGAAGAAATGAAGCGACATTAAAAGAGCGAGGTGAGTCAATCAAGGCCATATACTATAGTAATTCGACATCAAATTCGACACTTTTGCGAAACTTCCGCACAcgcttcaaattaaatttaatgcaaccTGTAATAAATTTTCACGCCCTTTCACTTCCGGCCGTGCGCAACCCTTTGATTACGCGCTGATTCTTATTCTGTATGCTCGACATAAGTGtgttatatgcaaattttgtagTACTGCAAATTGGTTTTTTGCCAAACACTTTGGGGTCTTATCAAAGAGCATATTTTGCTTCCTGTGTGCAGCTCCTGCCGTCAACCCTTAAGGATAAACACGTCAACTAATTCCCGCGCGTATTCAAAACTGGTCGACAAACAAAGCAATTTGTTGCCATCAAAGAGTCTATTGAGTTTGCAACTTTTCACTGAtacattttgcataataataaaatttaagttttatagCCATTTCAACCGTATCCTTGCAAACGCTTTGgcagcatttaaattttatatatattgataaccTCGAAAAATATCAAAGAAAAAATGTTCCTATAAGTTTTTATGGTCCTATATCACTGTAATTTTGATAACATATTTAAGCTTAAATCAATCAAAGTTTATTTCATATGCTTTATCAGCGTTTAAGCTTAAGGTGTGgtcaattgtttttattatatttttcgtcTAATTTCAAGGCTATCTTTAAGAAACTCAAGAAATATCCCTATGCTTCTGATTTGATAGCTTCTTAAAGCTTAAAATTGTACAATATCAATTTATTGATAAGTTTATTGATATCCACAAATATACTTGCCTATAAACCTAAagctttataatttgtttctcTAGAAGTATCTATTGTATGCTCGAAGGTTcataaaagcaattaattaaatgagctTACACTGCAAGATTCACTGTTTTTCTTAAGGTAGCATCCTTAACTAAACCAGATTGACAATGAAGCGAATTTTTCCtcatataaatttcttaactttttgcttgacattttataataatacatgtAAAGTGTTATTGGTATTTTACACGCTCTTTAaagtttcatatttattgcGTTAAACATCAAATAAACGTCCTTCCATCGACACAGTGCAATAATCGCTGTTGTTTTTGGATGGCATCCTTTAGCTAAAGCCACCCGCCCCAACCCCTTGTCATTGACAACCCCTGCACCCAGAACCGGCAAAATAACAATCAGCATGTGGTCTCATATCCGCAGCGAGCGTTCAATGCAAACAAACGCAATTTTACTTTTGTCATATTTGGGATATTGCAAAACTATTGCGTTAACCCTTTGCTGACTGACATCCTGGGTGGGTCGCGTCTCGCACATCCTTGGGGCAGCGCGATGCGATGACACAAAATCGCactaaatcaaaaattatactttatacaaataaaaacgacggcgtcgtcgtcgtcgtcgtcctcgaCGTTGCACGCAAAACAGCGGAAGTCCTCGCTATAGACCCTGTGGCCATAAATCTCATATagttaaatattgaattacgTAGGATGTAGGACGCAGAGAAAAGGgtttttcgtattttcaattttgtgggTCAAAAGGATGCTCATACATATGTTCATACGATGCGAATTCCCTTCTCCTCGAGAGTTTTCTATTCCGTTATTCCCAGTATGTGTGACATTTTTGGCCTGCGTTTGTTTTGTTCCAtctatttaacaaaaaaaatctgaaGTTATGAGTACTTTTGTGCCACGGGAGGGTTTCGAAGCGCCGTTTATATGTCGATAATGAATAGTTATGGTTATTTAACGCCGAGGGGCGAATCCTGCATTAAGGATGCTCGAGGCATTCACTTGAATGTTTTGTTTAGGTCGCTTataatgcaatttatgcaTGTTTATATTAGTCGCATTCATTGTGAGCACTCAATGGGTTAACACACTTATCATCAGATTCGCGTTTCACTGATCACAGAATTATGCGAAGACGGGGGTTTACTTTCTTCCATTGTGTTATTGCTGAGCACGTTCGACGTAATTCCCAACAGTTGATAACAGTTGCTCTATGAGGTCAtcacatttcaataaaatcttCGGGGCTTTAGAATATTTAAGAGCATCACATTGAAGCAGCATGATTCAGTCTGTTTGGtgattttgtttaaacaatttgatcatttaaattcaatttcaatgaaatactTCAAGTTCGAGTGGCTTTTGATGATCGCCTTTTTGCTGTGCATTGGCGATATTTTGGCAGCACCGAAGCGCAAGTCAAAGCCCAAACCCAAATTTCCCATAAAGTTGccaaaaattaacataaatattcatcATAATAGTAAGTTTGATTTTGGATTCTAAATTTTCAactatatttaataagaatttctatttatatttacagatATTCACATTGGTTGAAGGGCAGCTCGTTCTACAAACTAGACATAAAGTATTTGGAATAAGTTTCACTTAAGATATTTATAGCTTCATCCCTCTATGTTGGGAGgttttaagtatatataaacaaaagaagCGGAGTTTAATGAGTGCAGAACTGGGCATTCAGATAAATCTCTAGACCCATTTCATAATAAAGTTATGTTTATcttctgcaaatattttgcccAGTCTATTCAAATTGGCGGCATAACTTACCGGCTTTTTGTATCTTGTTAACGACTTGGGCGATGCTAATTAAATTCCtgcaattacaaaataaaaacaaacaagacgCAAGCTTGAGCTttcgcttttcgttttcgctttCAGCTGCCAATGCAGATAAAAAATCTGGCCCCAAATTAACACCCAGGGCGGAGGAGTTTTTGGATTTCGACGAACCGTGAATTGTTTTGCCAAACAATTCCGCAGGACGAAGTTTCCTCGCATAGTCCTCACATAAATTCCGGTCTGCAAGGAAGTCGCATTTCGAATTGGCTGCGTTATCTTGGCTAAAATATTAACGATTTAAGCTTAATTACAAATGGGTGGCGACGTTGCCCGCTCGCAAATTAACTGCTAGCCGCCCAGGGAGGAGAGACGCAAATGGAGACTCTGGGGGAGTCTGGAGTAAGTCAGTTCGCCAGCCATTAGGGtaattatttacaacaatttcaaaatttaacacatgaacacacacacaataaaatgGCGgaccgcaacaacaaaatgttttgcatgcACTTTTCCATGTACTTTTTCCAGAGTGTAGTAGCTCATAAATAATGGGAGGTCGGGCTGTAAATCAAGCCGAAAAAGGCGTTCCCTCAATGTGcatgtaaatttacaaatttttgaacaatttgcaacactttttggCGAACACGCGACCAAGCGAATAAAAAGCGAGCAGAGCAACCCCTTTGCGCCCGATGtgcgcataaatttcaattaaaattgaaaagccatgaaaaatgaaaacccCCGAATGACAAAAAGTTGGGTCACTTTCGAGTTGCCCCATGTGGCTggtttttcgattttaattgcatgcaGCAGGTGCAggcaagcatgaaagtggctTCAACGGTCTATGGGGCGTGGCACATATtcgaaagtattttttaattaccaaACAATTTCGAGTATTTCACAATAATTGTCAAATTGGTCAAACTGTTTAAAGTGTGCAAGCAAAGGGTAAAATCAAGGGGGGAAGGGTCAAGCAAgtgttaatttatgcaaatgaaagtgagcggcaaattgaaattgatggCAGCATATTTCACACTTCACTGGAGACCGAGCGAATCCATCAAAAATAGTGCGATAGTCATCGGACAGCAGGACCAGTGGAAACTATAAGCTGACACTAAAACCATTGAGGCACTTGAGCTTGGCAACAAAGCAGCGCACATGGCATCATGCTTAGGGGTTGATCCGATTGGCGATGCTCTTTAACTTTGCTTTGCCGTGACACGTGGCGCTTCCTTTTTCACACGCCAGGCAAAAGTACAGTCGACGCCTGGCTCGCTTGTTGGCAAGTGTACCACTAGTGTCATCATTATATAACCTCACAAAACAAcataacacaacacaacaccaCATAATTCACTTCCGGTGCGTAGAGTTGTCATCCCTTGTGCTCGTTCGTGTGTTGTTTAAAGTCGCATAACTCAAAAATTAAAGTGACCATGcgacaattttcaattttgaacaTTGTCCATAAATCAAATTGCGTTTACGAGTAGCCGCAGGACATCATGCGATGTCAGGACATGTCCAAAAATTACTTCGAGGGGTGTCTCGAGTTCAAAGCGCACAACTGCTTACACTCTTTTGATGagtttattgaaaaattgcgtgacatttttttttttttttgttttgggtggTTTTTGAGCCTTTTTCTTAGGCTGTCAACACTTCGTCCAGCCATGTGTGACAGTTATGAGCATttccaaattcaatttaatcaaaGTTTTTTTCGGGGGCATCGTCAAGtggcaaaaaaacaaacaaataatcgCATTAGGCCTGCCTCAGAGAAGCACAGAAAGAGACAATGCAATTGTTGTCTACGGATTTGTGGCATGTGTCAAAAATTTCAAGACACATGTGTCCATGTGGACTATTCCTATGATTAGCAAGCACTAACGATGATGCTtgcgaaattcaatttttaaattggccCAGCATTGTTGTCCTCCTCCCAATGTTTGGGCCATAAATCTGTAAGAAGTCTTAACATGTCAGCGCCACTTATTTGCTTATTTCTAAACATGGTCGGACTTTATTCAAATGCCAAGCTCTCTTCCATTGAAGAACATGCAACAGGAAACGGGAAATGGCAACTGGGGGACATCTTTTGGCTTTCTCCTTTTGACTTGGCTACAAATTCCTTTGGCAAATCCAGCACAAAGCCGGTGACTTTGATTTATAACAGCGGGGCgtggtatttttaatttacaaaccAAGGCAATCCAGTGTCCTGTGCAACCCTTTTCCCTCCTGCCTACTGCTTTCTGTCGTCTGTCTGCATAATtatctgtgtgtctgtggcaGGGGCGTGCGTCTTGTCCTCGACTTGCCACGCAAATTTATGGCCAAGAAACATCTCATTTAAATGGCATGCGTCTTAAGAATTCTGCCCACTTTCACTTTGTTTAATGAGTTTTTCTCTATAATTGCCAGCATTTGTAACTGCTTTATAATGCTGTCCAGTGGTCAGTTTGATTAATTTGCGGCTCTAGAGAACATCGATTTGATTGTCCCAACTACAAATCTGCTTCCAAAGTCAAACAAATGATGACTGCATCAAATATCCCGGAGAGTGGAGAGGGAGATGCCACTTGAATGTCGTCAACATGACAATAACTTTCAGTAGTAATTTCTGTAAAATTCTACGACTTCGTAACTAATTAGCGCAAACCATAAAAACAATGAGCGTTGCGGGCGCGAGACGCGAGACCACAAAACTGTCGCGCAACCCTCAGGGCAAGGATCAGAGGACGAGGGCTGCCGTCGTGCACCCTTACCGCAGTTGCTAATGAACTTTGACGTGATGTGCgatgacgctgacgctgaagCGCACaggacgatgacgacgactacgatgatgatgatgatggcaaaGGATGCGGCGTCAGTCAATGTCAACAAGTGAAAGTCAGCCAGCCGCCGAAGGGAGAGGGGATAACTTTGAAGCGATGTCGTTAAAAGAgcataaaatgcattaaaattaaaaacgtgTTAAAATGCTCAAAAATAACTTGTTGTCCTTAAGATTTTAATGAGCTCTTAATGAAGCGCCACAAAAGTCACAGAACACCAGCTTCAAGCTTCATAGGTCACGCGTCGTACAGTCGAATAATTTGCGCCTCATTTGTTGTGGCGTCTCTCGCCTTGTTGCGTAGTTTAAAAAATcgtaaattataaacaaatttttaataatgaaaaaaacgCAGAAAACACAGAGTTGGGCATATGCTGTCTGtgacttttgttgctgcccataaattatgtaaatttccttcaaaaattaataaaaaaaagcgcagaaaataggaaaataataatatgaaaccAATGGTGAAATGTGCCTCTAATAAGGTCTAAGGGCAAAtggtcacacacacaacaacagcgggTAGTCTGCACTTTAGGGGGCGTGGCCGAAACGCCTGTGCTCTTTTTTTGTAACCTGAAAAATATGgctttatttcacattttgtaatttgttttttttttttttgggttgtaAAATGCGTTGAAATATGAGTAAAAAATTGCCACATTTTCCAGGGGCCGGCAAATGGATTTTCTAAACACAGTTTTTTATATTAGATTTTTCTGTCCAGGGGGTTGATCAGGCGTAAATCGTGGGAATGGGCAATCGGAAAGTTAAAATTCACTCGACTGTTTCAAAGTGAGCAGACAACCTGCAAGCTTCCCTAATCACACATACCGTAATCATAGCCAAGCTAAATACATTCTTTTTGCGGGATCCGAGAGTAtccaaacataaattaaacatcAGACATATGCAAAGGCgtaacaacgacaacgcagGTAAAATTTATTGGACGAAAAAAAGTGCGCAAAGAAACTTGACAAAAATCTACACTGTGCAGCAcgaacaaaatttattttaaaatactattcaTTTCTGTCTTAATTACTTTTTgtcttaacttaacttaattatAAGTGagatattgtattttaaatgttgcgaaacttatatttcatttgacgGTCTTTTGATATTATAAAAGTATGGATATGTAATATAATGAATTGatattattacatataatattgacattttttaaagaaaaaaatatattagtgTAAATACATTCCTTATTCCAAGATAGAATTTCAAAAACCTTTGTAATAACAAttagaaatggaaaaaattaatttaaaatataaaaaatcttatttatatacaagttttttgttcagagatttcatttacatattaaataaaaaaaggtatttcaataatttaaaaacattttaagcttgacaaaaatgttttctgaATTTATGCAGATTCTACCAGAAATTCATTTGTCGCCAGCGCGTTGCACAGTGTAATTAGGATAGGGCTGCTTGTGTGGCAAAGACACGCAGCGGTAAAAGCCACTTGCAACTCGTTTTGTGGCGGCgcttaatttttaatgccaGGCCGTGAAAATTTATTGTAGCGCCACAAATTTGAGTTAATCTCTGTGTTGCCAAAGGACTTAAAAGCGGCAGCTACGCACGGCTGATGATGTTGCAAGTTTATCGGGTGGTTTTCCTATGTCTCTAATGGAATGAGAGGGCTTCGAAGTTAAGTTTGCTCCGGTTGAGACTGTACTCACTGATTGGCGTACAGGACGTGTCGCGTTGTCTGTTTAAAGTCCCAGATGAAATCGACGCTGATTTgatgccacttgccacttgctgctTGCTATTACAGCTGGCAAGTCAAAGGATTTGTCCAAGGGGCCAGAGGTGTGATAAGTGCTTTTCTATGCGTCGCATTGCTTTGTTATGTCTGCCACTGAGACGGCATTCCGTTGAGACATGCTTCAATTTGGTCATCAATCAATTGGCAAACTAACGAGCCGCATTTCGATgccatgtatgtgtgtggcatgcctcACACATCAGCATCCTGCATGTCCTGCCGCACACAAAAAACCGAGCACGTAATTTCGCTTAGCCGTGCTGAGCTTTTCAACTTTTCAGCATTGACCATGAGCGATTGGATGACTGGAGAGAGTTGAGAGccaaattgaaagtgaaattgaaattgaagtttaGTCAAAAGGGGTGAAGGGTTTATTTGGCCGCTATAAATTACACAGCCACGCCCATAGGAAAGGCTTAACGGcaccataaatatttattaatgaaattaacgGCACCGTTGCCTGAGACAACgcacaaaattcaaatatcaaCGCGAGCTcgttcaaataattaaaattcatgttCTCGCTTCGAGAATTTCTACAGTTGGGGGTCGCATCTGCTGGGGAAAGGCGATGGGAGTTGGGTGGGGTTGGGCTGGATGAAGCTATGATCGCTCTTTGGAAAAAGCTGATGATAACGCAATTTTCAAACGCCATAAGGCCATTAAAAGATGGAGATGcagatggagttggagtttGTGGAGCCCGCTCCAAAACTCATGCTGAGGCTACGGCATCTGGCGTGGATTCAATGAACGCACAAGTACTAAATATGAGTTGGCGAGGGCAGTTAAAGAAGTTGAAATTAAGGGGTTTAATTGTGTAGAATAAGTTTAGTTTTCttcaaaatattgcaaagAATCAACTATTCTTTAGAAAGTAAAGAATTCGATTCAGATCATTGCAAATATTCAACTATTCTTTAAGAAGTAAGGAATTTGATAAAGACCAGCAAATTCCGATTCTATTACATATTCCTTTAAAGcgattatttaaatgcattcagCGACTTACATTATTGCGTTTTATATcctagaatttattttaaggttacaaaaaaaaggtaatTATTGTTATAGAATTACCTTTCGTTGGAGTttgtgaaaaaaataaa
It encodes:
- the LOC117573626 gene encoding thyroid transcription factor 1-associated protein 26 — translated: MKPKPQKNQGKINKKQAANTGKSSQRQNPNFKHKFKPKKEATEKKPNKPEIRKMIRQKKAAEAEAERQKIKQEKEERIKAYKKQRLEKTKVISKRTQRGQPLMKDRMQLLLKQIEEMKRH